In the Anser cygnoides isolate HZ-2024a breed goose chromosome 27, Taihu_goose_T2T_genome, whole genome shotgun sequence genome, one interval contains:
- the MADCAM1 gene encoding mucosal addressin cell adhesion molecule 1, giving the protein MEVAPLLLLSALWGCSGRPVDKMVVEPREPLVQYGDAVQLNCSLPCTGGTVQWKGLDTNLGSIDSFPTHSVLHINRAEVATAGTKICQGICGEEHYQKSVDLRVYSLPDALQLEAHPPALVPGQPATLRCSARRVYPPAALVVAWYRGDQELQRNDPDTTETDEELFDIEATLSVAGEDVAEGALFRCELTLSVGTEIFTREASVAVSTGAVAEQPAAVATSTENPHTTTTTMGSLSTTRPVATTALSPELGVPMHDPTSALTTASQEPKTTSEQAAATDPPPVERPTPRGPIAGSPSARPATATVPSSSSTSPTAGGLAEAEGTAAGGTLQGSHVAGTGTAPACSLRIWSLPPNGTRGRALRIECHAQCAQNATVRWLRTPVALSQYREEVAGSGSTLQLDHAEPRHQGHYQCILQGHRSQAVSLQLVVSDDMFSADPAIAMGTTMSLLGLIVTGVISHRLWKRFKSQYELS; this is encoded by the exons ATGGAAGtggctcctctcctcctcctcagcgcgctgtggggctgcagcG gaCGACCGGTTGACAAGATGGTGGTGGAGCCGCGGGAGCCGCTGGTGCAGTACGGGGACGCGGTGCAGCTGAACTGCTCGCTGCCCTGCACGGGCGGCACGGTGCAGTGGAAGGGGCTGGACACCAACCTGGGCAGCATCGACTCCTTCCCCACCCACAGCGTCCTGCACATCAACCGCGCCGAGGTGGCCACGGCAGGCACCAAGATCTGCCAGGGCATCTGCGGCGAGGAGCACTACCAGAAATCCGTCGACCTGAGGGTTTACT CCCTCCCGGACGCGCTGCAGCTGGAGGCGCACCCGCCTGCCCTGGTGCCGGGTCAGCCCGCCACGCTGCGCTGCTCGGCCCGGCGCGTGTACCCGCCCGCGGCGCTGGTGGTCGCTTGGTACCGGGGGGACCAAGAGCTGCAGAGGAACGACCCTGACACAACGGAGACCGACGAGGAGCTGTTCGACATCGAGGCCACGCTGTCGGTAGCAGGGGAGGACGTGGCGGAGGGCGCGCTGTTCAGGTGCGAGCTGACGCTGAGCGTCGGGACGGAGATTTTCACCCGCGAGGCGTCCGTGGCTGTGAGCACAGGGG ctgtggcagagcagccGGCGGCCGTGGCCACCTCCACAGAGAACCCCCACACGACGACGACCACAATGGGGAGCCTCAGCACCACCAGGCCTGTGGCCACCACGGcgctgtccccagagctggGTGTCCCCATGCATGATCCCACCTCAGCCCTGACCACTGCATCGCAGGAGCCCAAGACCACctcagagcaggctgctgctactgacccccccccagtggAGCGCCCCACTCCTCGGGGCCCCATAGCAGGCAGCCCCTCAGCACGTCCAGCCACCGCCACGgttcccagctccagctccacgAGCCCCACAGCTGGGGGCCTGGCCGAGGCAGAGGGCACGGCTGCGGGTGGCACCCTCCAGGGCTCTCACGtggcagggacggggacggcgCCCGCCTGCAGCCTGCGGATCTGGTCGCTGCCTCCCAACGGGACGCGGGGCAGGGCCCTGCGCATCGAGTGCCACGCGCAGTGCGCTCAGAATGCCACCGTCCGCTGGCTGCGCACCCCCGTGGCCCTGTCGCAGTACCGGGAGGAGGTGGCGGGCAGCGGCTCCACACTGCAGCTGGACCACGCTGAGCCCCGTCACCAGGGTCACTACCAGTGCATCCTGCAGGGACACCGCTCCCAGGCGGTCAGCCTGCAGCTGGTGGTCTCGGACG ATATGTTCAGCGCTGACCCCGCCATAGCCATGGGGACAACGATGTCACTCCTGGGACTGATAGTGACCGGTGTCATATCTCATCGCCTGTGGAAACGATTCAAGTCGCAGTATGAACTGTCCTAA
- the TPGS1 gene encoding tubulin polyglutamylase complex subunit 1 isoform X2 has protein sequence MAAYEKRRAAAAQAPAAGSGPAEPLGAAAGGEPGGEAEFLLRSGVTAMVREALLKVLEARPEEPVSFLADYFERLVLGGPGAAEAAAELPAPPQRLARALWTAFNNNISTAYEVLGASGRRRRPGVDGRLYSELLRRICQLGAAPQEVAAALLRRVQCRDHEAVPFDVFRYGVLTCFVLLEFVAKAHTLYDVLDGGTGAADKRVCQAVLHTLEEALGGSDFSVPVRYLEAGSKLGPDCLALAMDRALQERKLSASMSRDEFLKKATALFVAKVKPVD, from the exons ATGGCGGCGTACGAGAAGCGGCGGGCGGCCGCCGCCCAGGCCCCGGCGGCAGGCAGCGGCCCGGCGGAGCCGCtcggcgcggcggcgggcggcgagcCGGGGGGCGAGGCGGAGTTCCTGCTGCGGAGCGGCGTCACCGCCATGGTGCGGGAGGCGCTGCTGAAGGTGCTGGAGGCGCGGCCCGAGGAGCCGGTCTCCTTCCTGGCCGACTACTTCGAGCGGCTGGTGttgggcggccccggggcggccgaGGCGGCCGCGGAGCTCCCGGCGCCGCCGCAGCGCCTGGCCCGGGCGCTGTG GACGGCGTTCAACAACAACATCAGCACGGCCTACGAGGTGCTGGGCGccagcgggcggcggcggcggccgggcgtGGACGGGCGGCTGTACAGCGAGCTGCTGCGGCGCATCTGCCAGCTCGGGGCCGCGCCACAGGAGGTGGCGGCCGCGCTGCTGCGCAGGGTGCAGTGCCGGGACCACGAGGCCGTGCCCTTCGACGTCTTCCGCTACGGCGTGCTCACCTGCTTCGTGCTGCTGGAGTTCGTGGCCAAGGCGCACACCCTGTACGACGTCCTGGATGGCGGCACAGGCGCGGCGGACAAGAGGGTCTGCCAGGCCGTCCTGCACACGCTGGAGGAGGCGCTGGGAGGCAGCGACTTCTCGGTGCCCGTGCGGTACCTGGAGGCGGGCTCCAAGCTGGGGCCGGACTGCTTGGCCTTGGCCATGGACCGGGCGCTGCAGGAGAGGAAGCTGAGCGCCTCCATGAGCAGGGACGAGTTCCTGAAGAAAGCCACGGCCTTATTTGTCGCAAAAGTGAAGCCTGTTGACTAA
- the TPGS1 gene encoding tubulin polyglutamylase complex subunit 1 isoform X1, with protein sequence MAAYEKRRAAAAQAPAAGSGPAEPLGAAAGGEPGGEAEFLLRSGVTAMVREALLKVLEARPEEPVSFLADYFERLVLGGPGAAEAAAELPAPPQRLARALWYVRLAHHSHRTAFNNNISTAYEVLGASGRRRRPGVDGRLYSELLRRICQLGAAPQEVAAALLRRVQCRDHEAVPFDVFRYGVLTCFVLLEFVAKAHTLYDVLDGGTGAADKRVCQAVLHTLEEALGGSDFSVPVRYLEAGSKLGPDCLALAMDRALQERKLSASMSRDEFLKKATALFVAKVKPVD encoded by the exons ATGGCGGCGTACGAGAAGCGGCGGGCGGCCGCCGCCCAGGCCCCGGCGGCAGGCAGCGGCCCGGCGGAGCCGCtcggcgcggcggcgggcggcgagcCGGGGGGCGAGGCGGAGTTCCTGCTGCGGAGCGGCGTCACCGCCATGGTGCGGGAGGCGCTGCTGAAGGTGCTGGAGGCGCGGCCCGAGGAGCCGGTCTCCTTCCTGGCCGACTACTTCGAGCGGCTGGTGttgggcggccccggggcggccgaGGCGGCCGCGGAGCTCCCGGCGCCGCCGCAGCGCCTGGCCCGGGCGCTGTGGTACGTGCGCCTGGCCCACCACTCCCACAG GACGGCGTTCAACAACAACATCAGCACGGCCTACGAGGTGCTGGGCGccagcgggcggcggcggcggccgggcgtGGACGGGCGGCTGTACAGCGAGCTGCTGCGGCGCATCTGCCAGCTCGGGGCCGCGCCACAGGAGGTGGCGGCCGCGCTGCTGCGCAGGGTGCAGTGCCGGGACCACGAGGCCGTGCCCTTCGACGTCTTCCGCTACGGCGTGCTCACCTGCTTCGTGCTGCTGGAGTTCGTGGCCAAGGCGCACACCCTGTACGACGTCCTGGATGGCGGCACAGGCGCGGCGGACAAGAGGGTCTGCCAGGCCGTCCTGCACACGCTGGAGGAGGCGCTGGGAGGCAGCGACTTCTCGGTGCCCGTGCGGTACCTGGAGGCGGGCTCCAAGCTGGGGCCGGACTGCTTGGCCTTGGCCATGGACCGGGCGCTGCAGGAGAGGAAGCTGAGCGCCTCCATGAGCAGGGACGAGTTCCTGAAGAAAGCCACGGCCTTATTTGTCGCAAAAGTGAAGCCTGTTGACTAA